From Shewanella yunxiaonensis, the proteins below share one genomic window:
- a CDS encoding glycerate kinase: MKIVIAPDSFKESLSAMEVAAEIEAAFKLHLPHAEYLKVPVADGGEGTVQSMVDATNGSIIEIQVTGPLGNKVSAHYGILGQTADAPLTAVIEMAAASGLHHVKMADRNPLFTTTYGTGELINDALSRGIRHIILGLGGSATNDGGAGMAQALGVRLLDQAGEELPVGGGALSQLASVDLSQLQPLLSECTVEVACDVDNPLCGERGASAVFGPQKGATPEMVQLLDKALGHYADVLARSGFADLREQPGAGAAGGMGLGVMAFLGGKLRPGIDIVMEAVGLAEKLIGAHLVITGEGRIDGQTIYGKTPMGVLRLAKAQQIPVIGIAGCLGDGAEKVLEKGMDAIFDVIPAATDIEHALQHARPNLHRAARNIAAMWALGQQSKA; encoded by the coding sequence ATGAAAATAGTCATCGCGCCGGATTCATTTAAAGAAAGTCTGAGTGCTATGGAAGTTGCGGCTGAGATAGAAGCAGCTTTTAAGCTTCACTTACCCCATGCTGAATATCTGAAAGTCCCGGTTGCCGATGGTGGCGAAGGTACTGTGCAATCAATGGTAGATGCCACTAATGGCAGCATCATTGAGATACAAGTGACTGGTCCGTTAGGAAATAAAGTCAGTGCCCACTACGGTATTCTTGGTCAAACCGCAGATGCACCGCTAACTGCGGTGATTGAAATGGCGGCAGCCTCAGGTCTGCACCATGTCAAAATGGCCGACCGCAATCCACTGTTCACGACGACTTATGGCACCGGTGAACTGATTAATGACGCATTGTCTCGCGGTATTCGTCATATCATTCTGGGGCTAGGCGGTAGTGCAACCAATGACGGTGGAGCAGGCATGGCACAGGCGCTTGGTGTCAGATTATTGGATCAGGCTGGTGAAGAATTGCCGGTTGGCGGTGGCGCATTGTCACAGCTGGCAAGTGTCGACCTGTCACAACTGCAACCGCTGTTGTCAGAATGTACGGTGGAAGTTGCCTGCGATGTTGATAATCCACTCTGTGGTGAACGCGGTGCGTCAGCGGTATTTGGACCACAGAAAGGCGCGACACCCGAAATGGTACAACTGCTGGATAAGGCACTTGGGCATTATGCAGATGTGCTTGCTCGTAGCGGTTTTGCCGACCTACGTGAACAACCAGGGGCAGGAGCTGCTGGCGGTATGGGCCTCGGAGTGATGGCTTTTCTGGGGGGCAAATTGCGCCCTGGCATTGATATTGTCATGGAAGCTGTGGGACTGGCAGAAAAGCTCATTGGTGCACATCTGGTCATTACCGGTGAAGGGCGTATTGACGGTCAGACTATCTATGGCAAAACCCCAATGGGCGTTTTGCGACTGGCCAAAGCTCAGCAGATCCCAGTGATCGGTATTGCTGGATGTCTTGGTGATGGAGCAGAAAAAGTTCTGGAAAAAGGAATGGACGCCATTTTTGATGTGATCCCGGCGGCCACTGATATCGAACATGCATTGCAGCATGCCCGCCCCAACCTGCACAGAGCCGCCCGAAATATTGCCGCCATGTGGGCATTAGGACAACAAAGTAAAGCTTGA
- a CDS encoding GntP family permease, which yields MNLVLILLGVIIFIVIATSKLKLHPFLTLLLATFIAALCFGLPLKDIAKTVSTGFGGILGYIGLVIVLGTIIGTILEKSGAAITMADSVVKLLGNRFPTLTMSIIGYIVSIPVFCDSGFVILNSLKQSMASRMKVSSVAMSVALATGLYATHTFVPPTPGPIAAAGNLGLEDSLGLVIGVGLVVAIIAAASGLLWANRFMKDVPEGEGADELVHQAEEFEKVKAAYGKLPGAMASFAPIFVPILLICIGSIANFPSKPLGTGNLFALLHFAGQPLIALMVGLLLSLLLLKPEKRMHEFSQRISEGLTSAAPILLITGAGGAFGAVIKATPIGDYLGTTLSALGIGIFMPFIVAAALKSAQGSSTVALVTTSAMVAPMLESIGLGSEMGHVLTVMAIGAGAMTVSHANDSFFWVVTQFSRMSVSQAYKAQTMATLVQGIVTIIFVWLLSLVLL from the coding sequence ATGAACCTGGTATTGATATTACTGGGAGTGATCATCTTTATCGTGATCGCCACATCCAAACTCAAGCTTCATCCGTTTCTCACGCTGTTGCTGGCAACGTTTATCGCTGCACTTTGCTTCGGCTTACCGCTCAAGGATATTGCGAAAACCGTCAGTACCGGTTTCGGTGGTATTCTGGGTTATATCGGTCTAGTGATTGTATTGGGGACAATCATCGGAACTATTCTGGAAAAAAGCGGTGCTGCTATCACCATGGCAGATTCAGTGGTTAAATTACTGGGTAACCGTTTCCCCACACTTACCATGTCCATCATTGGTTATATTGTGTCAATTCCGGTGTTCTGCGACTCCGGCTTTGTCATTTTGAACAGCCTGAAACAATCCATGGCCAGTCGTATGAAAGTTTCCAGTGTTGCCATGAGTGTGGCGCTGGCAACCGGTCTGTATGCGACTCACACCTTTGTACCACCAACACCTGGTCCTATTGCAGCAGCCGGTAACCTCGGCTTAGAAGATAGCTTAGGCCTAGTGATTGGGGTTGGTCTGGTCGTCGCTATCATTGCTGCGGCAAGTGGCTTATTGTGGGCCAATCGCTTTATGAAGGATGTGCCAGAAGGCGAAGGTGCTGATGAACTAGTACATCAGGCAGAAGAGTTCGAAAAGGTTAAAGCAGCATACGGTAAACTGCCGGGCGCAATGGCCTCTTTCGCGCCAATCTTTGTTCCGATTCTGCTGATCTGTATTGGTTCTATCGCTAACTTCCCGTCAAAACCACTCGGCACAGGCAATCTGTTTGCATTGCTGCATTTCGCGGGTCAACCGCTGATTGCGTTGATGGTAGGATTATTGTTGTCATTGCTGTTACTGAAACCAGAAAAGCGCATGCATGAATTTTCTCAGCGCATTTCTGAAGGCTTAACCAGCGCTGCGCCCATTTTGCTGATCACCGGTGCCGGTGGTGCATTTGGGGCAGTGATCAAGGCCACCCCCATTGGTGATTACCTGGGAACTACCCTGTCAGCACTGGGGATTGGTATCTTTATGCCATTCATCGTTGCAGCAGCACTTAAATCCGCCCAAGGTTCCTCAACTGTAGCGTTAGTAACGACCTCTGCCATGGTAGCACCTATGCTTGAGTCAATAGGTTTAGGTTCTGAAATGGGCCATGTGTTGACCGTAATGGCTATCGGTGCCGGTGCAATGACAGTATCTCATGCAAATGACAGTTTCTTCTGGGTGGTTACCCAGTTCAGCCGCATGAGTGTGTCACAAGCCTATAAAGCTCAAACCATGGCAACGTTAGTTCAAGGTATAGTGACCATTATCTTTGTATGGTTGCTGAGTTTGGTATTGTTGTAA